A DNA window from Ranitomeya imitator isolate aRanImi1 chromosome 2, aRanImi1.pri, whole genome shotgun sequence contains the following coding sequences:
- the LOC138667671 gene encoding uncharacterized protein produces MCSSNAYLYASLKSVYSISPCVSNLHNGVMNVCIFCCFLVGDVTKRWRSIRDQYRRERQQREKSGAGAPPKKKKKYIYFDRLTFLNPSMDLRPTQSNLTDRETGSESELVIDPVGEGEEVAVPSAAPSGSIPHRSSTSGQAAPSASQPHPEAPEFASSAAASSSAAAPPPSQDEPGNSSPTVALDPSPQAAVRPQRSRRRRELIQSRRNVDAGVMNYLARVREDDGEEGFTRSLAQYLRSIERELRLRLRGCFQILIDACTPPNNPYNLLQMIEQWQMSPENILRPQRLQGLAAQQGFEAPPQRQSTPQPQTTTNPQWQPQQHMAGYHQPSQYGHLSSPSAGGWSQPGYGQYGHFGLGYDSRTYGQQQQGYVPNPRPTLQTYQHHSWANVPQATTTSAQGAGQLGLQRPPDADPEQATSPAPTYQDL; encoded by the exons atgtgctcctcaaatgcctatttgtatgcttcacttaaatctgtgtattcaatttcaccttgtgtgagcaatctgcataatggtgtaatgaatgtgtgtattttttgttgttttttagtgggtgatgttacaaaaaggtggcggagtatccgtgaccagtataggagggagaggcagcagcgggagaaaagtggagccggggcacctcctaaaaaaaaaaaaaaatacatatatttcgaccgcctaaccttccttaaccccagcatggacctcaggcc aactcagtctaacctcactgacagggagacagggtctgagtcagagctggtcattgacccagttggggaaggtgaagaggtggctgttccatctgctgctccctcaggctccatccctcatagatcctccacatctggccaggcagctccatctgcatcacaaccacacccagaggccccagagtttgcatcttccgccgcagcatcatcatcagctgcagcaccaccacctagccaggatgagccTGGAaatagcagcccaactgttgccctggatccatccccacaggctgcagtcagaccacagcgttcacgccgcaggagagagctgatccaaagccgccgaaacgttgatgctggggtcatgaactatttggcacgggttcgagaggatgatggggaggagggatttacaaggagccttgcccagtacttaaggtccatagagcgggagttgaggctgcgtttgagagggtgttttcagatccttattgacgcatgcacccccccaaacaaCCCATACAATctattgcagatgattgaacagtggcagatgtcacctgaaaatattctgcggcctcaaagattacaaggcctggctgctcaacaaggatttgaagcaccccctcaacgtcagtcaacacctcaaccccaaacaacaacgaacccacaatggcaacctcagcaacatatggctggatatcatcaaccatcccaatatggccacttgtcctcacctagtgctggaggctggtcccaacctgggtatggacaatatggtcattttgggttggggtatgattcccggacatatggtcagcaacagcaggggtatgtcccaaatcctcggcccactcttcaaacttaccagcatcatagctgggctaatgtccctcaggccactacaacatctgcacagggtgctggacaattgggcctacaaaggccacctgatgctgaccctgagcaagctacatctcctgcCCCAAcataccaggacttgtaa